From one Triticum aestivum cultivar Chinese Spring chromosome 4B, IWGSC CS RefSeq v2.1, whole genome shotgun sequence genomic stretch:
- the LOC123094075 gene encoding anthocyanin regulatory R-S protein isoform X1 — MALSAAPGVEAPPSGKQLSYQLAAAVRSINWTYAIFWSLSTGLRPPGVLTWKGGFYNGEVKTRKIISSTTTEVTANDLILQRSEQLRELYESLLSGKADHRARRPAASLSPEDLGEAEWYYTLSMTYSFRPSQGLPGKSFASNEHVWLYNAQYADTKTFQRALLAKVSYTYLSQTVYIFRSLTNTMMLAHATGRLNQTAPIQTVVCIPFMGGVLELGTSDLVLEDPDMVNGIGTSFWELPFQACLESEAPSSSPSTNETRNRDVEIIVFEDLDDNIAKGFISELGEVESMSDANINCVTEEVDDFYGLIEELDVCALEDNWVIERSFEFMSSLEMAPNMEAPRIDDNTVTLSSSVNGSRPSCFTVWKRSSDWEDMDVRDPGESQKLLKKVVAGGDWTMRAQESNIKTHVLSERRRREKLNEMFLVLKSLVPSINKMDKASILAETITYLKELEQRVEELESSRTPSWHPKEGTGRGLHDVAGRKKIKLSTGCKRKASESEREDGDGPSNVVNVIMMDKEVILEVQCRWKKLLMTRVFDAIKNLRLDIVSVHTSTPGGLLELKIRATHQVAAGFATVAPGMITEALQKAIGNRWQN, encoded by the exons ATGGCGCTATCAGCTGCCCCTGGCGTCGAGGCACCGCCGTCCGGGAAGCAGCTCAGCTACCAGCTCGCCGCTGCTGTGAGGAGCATCAACTGGACTTACGCCATTTTCTGGTCCTTGTCCACCGGCCTGCGCCCACCTGG AGTTCTGACGTGGAAGGGCGGCTTCTACAACGGCGAGGTAAAGACGAGGAAGATCATAAGCTCGACTACCACGGAGGTTACCGCAAACGACCTCATCCTGCAGAGGAGTGAGCAGCTAAGGGAGCTCTACGAGTCTCTCCTGTCCGGCAAGGCGGACCACCGGGCGAGGCGTCCTGCCGCCTCGCTGTCCCCGGAGGATCTCGGGGAAGCAGAGTGGTACTACACGCTGAGCATGACTTACTCATTCCGGCCTAGTCAAGG GTTGCCAGGCAAGAGCTTTGCGAGCAATGAACATGTTTGGTTGTACAATGCTCAATACGCAGACACCAAAACTTTCCAGCGCGCTCTCTTAGCAAAGGTATCTTATACATATTTATCTCAAACTGTATACATCTTTCGGTCGTTAACTAACACCATGATGCTTGCCCACGCTACCGGACGGTTAAATCAGACTGCGCCTATTCAG ACAGTCGTTTGCATTCCCTTCATGGGTGGTGTGCTGGAGCTTGGAACGTCGGATTTG GTGTTGGAGGATCCAGACATGGTGAACGGGATCGGCACATCTTTCTGGGAGCTACCCTTCCAGGCATGCTTGGAGTCAGAGGCGCCAAGCTCCAGTCCATCAACAAACGAAACTAGGAACAGGGATGTAGAAATCATCGTGTTCGAAGACCTTGATGACAATATCGCCAAGGGGTTCATCTCTGAGCTAGGCGAGGTCGAGAGCATGTCCGACGCGAACATCAATTGCGTCACCGAGGAAGTGGATGATTTCTATGGCCTCATTGAGGAGTTGGACGTGTGTGCTCTTGAGGACAACTGGGTCATCGAAAGGTCCTTTGAGTTCATGTCTTCCTTGGAAATGGCGCCAAACATGGAAGCACCAAGAATCGATGATAACACCGTAACTTTAAGTAGCTCTGTTAATGGCTCTCGTCCATCCTGCTTTACCGTATGGAAGAGGTCATCAGACTGGGAAGACATGGATGTGCGGGATCCCGGGGAGTCACAAAAGTTGTTGAAGAAAGTTGTGGCTGGCGGTGACTGGACAATGAGAGCTCAAGAAAGTAACATCAAGACACATGTCTTGTCGGAAAGAAGACGCCGGGAGAAGCTCAACGAGATGTTCCTAGTTCTCAAGTCATTGGTCCCGTCCATTAACAAG ATGGACAAAGCATCCATCCTCGCAGAGACGATAACATATCTCAAAGAGCTAGAGCAAAGGGTAGAAGAGCTAGAATCTAGCAGGACACCATCATGGCACCCAAAAGAAGGAACGGGACGGGGACTCCATGATGTTGCCGGAAGGAAGAAGATCAAACTATCAACTGGATGCAAGAGGAAGGCGTCGGAGTCAGAGAGGGAGGATGGCGATGGCCCAAGCAATGTTGTCAATGTGATCATGATGGACAAGGAGGTGATCTTGGAGGTGCAATGCCGATGGAAGAAGCTGTTGATGACACGAGTGTTCGACGCCATCAAGAACCTCCGTTTGGACATCGTCTCCGTGCACACATCCACACCGGGTGGCCTTCTTGAACTCAAGATACGAGCCACTCACCAG GTTGCGGCTGGTTTTGCTACCGTGGCACCTGGGATGATCACTGAAGCGCTTCAGAAAGCTATAGGCAACCGCTGGCAAAATTAA
- the LOC123094075 gene encoding anthocyanin regulatory R-S protein isoform X2 — protein sequence MALSAAPGVEAPPSGKQLSYQLAAAVRSINWTYAIFWSLSTGLRPPGVLTWKGGFYNGEVKTRKIISSTTTEVTANDLILQRSEQLRELYESLLSGKADHRARRPAASLSPEDLGEAEWYYTLSMTYSFRPSQGLPGKSFASNEHVWLYNAQYADTKTFQRALLAKTAPIQTVVCIPFMGGVLELGTSDLVLEDPDMVNGIGTSFWELPFQACLESEAPSSSPSTNETRNRDVEIIVFEDLDDNIAKGFISELGEVESMSDANINCVTEEVDDFYGLIEELDVCALEDNWVIERSFEFMSSLEMAPNMEAPRIDDNTVTLSSSVNGSRPSCFTVWKRSSDWEDMDVRDPGESQKLLKKVVAGGDWTMRAQESNIKTHVLSERRRREKLNEMFLVLKSLVPSINKMDKASILAETITYLKELEQRVEELESSRTPSWHPKEGTGRGLHDVAGRKKIKLSTGCKRKASESEREDGDGPSNVVNVIMMDKEVILEVQCRWKKLLMTRVFDAIKNLRLDIVSVHTSTPGGLLELKIRATHQVAAGFATVAPGMITEALQKAIGNRWQN from the exons ATGGCGCTATCAGCTGCCCCTGGCGTCGAGGCACCGCCGTCCGGGAAGCAGCTCAGCTACCAGCTCGCCGCTGCTGTGAGGAGCATCAACTGGACTTACGCCATTTTCTGGTCCTTGTCCACCGGCCTGCGCCCACCTGG AGTTCTGACGTGGAAGGGCGGCTTCTACAACGGCGAGGTAAAGACGAGGAAGATCATAAGCTCGACTACCACGGAGGTTACCGCAAACGACCTCATCCTGCAGAGGAGTGAGCAGCTAAGGGAGCTCTACGAGTCTCTCCTGTCCGGCAAGGCGGACCACCGGGCGAGGCGTCCTGCCGCCTCGCTGTCCCCGGAGGATCTCGGGGAAGCAGAGTGGTACTACACGCTGAGCATGACTTACTCATTCCGGCCTAGTCAAGG GTTGCCAGGCAAGAGCTTTGCGAGCAATGAACATGTTTGGTTGTACAATGCTCAATACGCAGACACCAAAACTTTCCAGCGCGCTCTCTTAGCAAAG ACTGCGCCTATTCAG ACAGTCGTTTGCATTCCCTTCATGGGTGGTGTGCTGGAGCTTGGAACGTCGGATTTG GTGTTGGAGGATCCAGACATGGTGAACGGGATCGGCACATCTTTCTGGGAGCTACCCTTCCAGGCATGCTTGGAGTCAGAGGCGCCAAGCTCCAGTCCATCAACAAACGAAACTAGGAACAGGGATGTAGAAATCATCGTGTTCGAAGACCTTGATGACAATATCGCCAAGGGGTTCATCTCTGAGCTAGGCGAGGTCGAGAGCATGTCCGACGCGAACATCAATTGCGTCACCGAGGAAGTGGATGATTTCTATGGCCTCATTGAGGAGTTGGACGTGTGTGCTCTTGAGGACAACTGGGTCATCGAAAGGTCCTTTGAGTTCATGTCTTCCTTGGAAATGGCGCCAAACATGGAAGCACCAAGAATCGATGATAACACCGTAACTTTAAGTAGCTCTGTTAATGGCTCTCGTCCATCCTGCTTTACCGTATGGAAGAGGTCATCAGACTGGGAAGACATGGATGTGCGGGATCCCGGGGAGTCACAAAAGTTGTTGAAGAAAGTTGTGGCTGGCGGTGACTGGACAATGAGAGCTCAAGAAAGTAACATCAAGACACATGTCTTGTCGGAAAGAAGACGCCGGGAGAAGCTCAACGAGATGTTCCTAGTTCTCAAGTCATTGGTCCCGTCCATTAACAAG ATGGACAAAGCATCCATCCTCGCAGAGACGATAACATATCTCAAAGAGCTAGAGCAAAGGGTAGAAGAGCTAGAATCTAGCAGGACACCATCATGGCACCCAAAAGAAGGAACGGGACGGGGACTCCATGATGTTGCCGGAAGGAAGAAGATCAAACTATCAACTGGATGCAAGAGGAAGGCGTCGGAGTCAGAGAGGGAGGATGGCGATGGCCCAAGCAATGTTGTCAATGTGATCATGATGGACAAGGAGGTGATCTTGGAGGTGCAATGCCGATGGAAGAAGCTGTTGATGACACGAGTGTTCGACGCCATCAAGAACCTCCGTTTGGACATCGTCTCCGTGCACACATCCACACCGGGTGGCCTTCTTGAACTCAAGATACGAGCCACTCACCAG GTTGCGGCTGGTTTTGCTACCGTGGCACCTGGGATGATCACTGAAGCGCTTCAGAAAGCTATAGGCAACCGCTGGCAAAATTAA